The following are from one region of the Oncorhynchus tshawytscha isolate Ot180627B linkage group LG24, Otsh_v2.0, whole genome shotgun sequence genome:
- the LOC112223554 gene encoding sclerostin — MGGIGEVVTERILPDVFHPLYRGSISMQVSLALLVSSTGLLLLQGCCTVVQGWRVLKNDATEIIPEYTENAQPPEQPILQASNNNSNTMNRPKHGGRRSSANRASYSASELSCRELRSTRYITDGSCRSAKPVKELVCSGQCMPAHLLPNSIVRGKWWRSSASDYRCIPAHSRTQRVQLQCPNGNYRAYKIRVVTSCKCKRYSRHHNQSEAKESSSEAKPRRDKKRTRLPGSRNKSNTPTLVSNSY; from the exons ATGGGTGGAATTGGTGAAGTTGTTACAGAGCGCATCTTACCCGACGTTTTTCACCCGCTCTACCGCGGATCGATAAGCATGCAGGTGTCTCTTGCGCTCCTCGTCTCCAGCACAGGGCTGCTGCTGCTACAGGGATGTTGTACGGTCGTGCAAGGATGGAGGGTACTAAAAAACGATGCTACAGAAATAATACCAGAATATACTGAGAACGCACAGCCTCCCGAGCAACCAATACTACAGGCTtctaataataacagtaatacaATGAATCGACCAAAACACGGGGGAAgaagatcatcagcaaacagagcCTCTTATA GTGCCTCGGAGCTGAGCTGCAGGGAGCTGCGCTCCACCCGTTACATCACTGACGGCTCCTGCCGCAGTGCCAAGCCCGTCAAGGAGCTGGTGTGCTCGGGTCAATGCATGCCCGCCCACCTCCTACCCAACTCCATCGTGCGCGGCAAATGGTGGCGGAGCAGCGCCTCTGACTACCGCTGCATCCCGGCCCACTCCCGAACACAGCGGGTGCAGCTGCAGTGCCCCAACGGCAACTACCGGGCTTACAAAATCCGCGTGGTCACCTCCTGCAAGTGCAAACGCTACAGCCGCCACCACAACCAGTCAGAGGCCAAGGAGAGCTCCTCAGAGGCCAAGCCCAGACGCGACAAGAAACGCACCCGGCTGCCTGGGAGTCGGAACAAAAGCAACACACCGACACTGGTCAGCAATTCATACTGA